TATTTCGGTGGGCATGATGAAAACAATGGGTTCGGCGGCGGGAACGTACGGTTCTGTGAGGGGTGGGGTCCGCGAAGGCTCCATCTACTCGACTGTATGGATTGAAACCGGGGGAGACTGTTGAATTTTTTTCCGTGAACCCCATTGATGCGCCCCCCGTCGATCGAAAATAACACGAAGATTACACCGCGATGACCAAATCCCGCCCCCTCGCATATCCTATACCATTGTCACAAGATGAGGAGCTGGTATGGATGTGCGGAATAGCCGGATGGGTGGACTGGGAGGCGGATCTGACCCGGGAGCGGGCGCTGCTGGAAGAGATGACGCGGCGGTTGTCGGACCGGGGACCGGACGCCGAGGGGTACTGGACGTCCCGGCACGCGGCCATCGGCCACCGGCGGCTGATCGTGGTCGATCCGGCGGGCGGCTGGCAGCCGATGATCAAGCGCTACGGGGAACGGACCTATGTGCTGACCTACAATGGCGAGCTTTACAATACGGCGGAGGTCCGCGCCGAGCTGGAGGCGAAGGGGCACCGTTTCGATTCGTATTCCGATACCGAAGTGGTGCTGGTCGCCTATATCGAATGGGGCCCGGACTGCGTCGAACGCTTCAACGGCATTTATGCCATTGGGATCTGGAGCGAATATGACCAATCGTTGTTTCTGGCCCGCGACCGGATGGGCGTGAAGCCGTTGTTCTATTGCCTCCGGGGCGGGACGCTGATCTTCGGTTCGGAGATCAAGGCCTTACTGGCGCATCCCCGGGTCGAGGCGGTGCTCGACCGGGACGGCGTCGCCGAGATCTTCGGGCTGGGTCCGGCCCGCACCCCCGGCAAGGGAGTCTTAAAAGGGATCGCCGAGGTCCGTCCCGGCTACTGGCTGCTCTATGACCGGGCCAACGGCTTGAAACAGCGGCAGTATTGGGAGCTGGAGAGCCGGCCCCATACCGACGGCTTGGAGACCACGGTGGAGCGGGTACGGGAGCTGGTGGTTGACGCGATCCGGCGGCAGCTGGTCTCCGATGTCCCGGTCTGCACTTTCCTCTCGGGCGGCCTCGACTCCAGCGTCATTTCGACGGTGGCGGCCCGCGACTACCAGGCGGAGGGGAAAGAGCCGCTCCGGACCTTCTCCATCGATTACCGCGACAACGATAAATACTTCAAGCCCAGCGCCTTCCAGCCCAACCCCGATCAGCCCTGGATCGAGCGGATGGCGGGCTTTTTGGGGACCCGCCATTTCCCGGTGGTGGTCGATACGCCCGAGGTTTACGAAGCGCTGCGCGGGGCGGTGCTGGCCCGCGATCTGCCGGGCATGGCCGACATCGACTCTTCGTTGTGGCTCTTCTGCCGGGAGATTAAGAAAGAGGCCACGGTGGCCCTGTCGGGGGAGTGCGCCGACGAAGTATTCGGCGGATATCCCTGGTTTCACCGGCCGGAAGCGGTGGCGGCCGATACTTTCCCCTGGTCCCTGGCGGTGGATTTCCGCAGCCGGTTGCTGGCTCCTGAATGGCGCGACCAGATCGATCTTCGCCGCTATGTCACGGACCGCTACCGGGAGACCTTGGCCGAGGTGCCGCGCCTGCCGGGCGAGGACCCCACCGAAGAGCGGCGGCGGGAGCTCTTTTATCTCAATCTGCACTGGTTCATGCAGGTACTGTTAGACCGGAAGGACCGGATGAGCATGGCTCACGGCTTGGAGGTCCGGGTTCCTTACTGCGACCACCGGATCGTGGAATACGTCTGGAATATTCCCTGGGCCATGAAGACCTGCGAGGGCCGGGAGAAGGGAATCCTGCGGCGGGCCGTCGCGGATATGCTTCCCGAAGATGTCGTCTGGCGCAAGAAAAGCCCCTACCCCAAGACCCATAACCCCGACTATTTCGAGCGGGTGAAGCGGGAGCTCCAGACCATCCTGGAGGCCCCGGACAACCGCCTGCGGGAGTTGATCGACGTCTCGACCCTGGCCGCCGCGGTGCAACAGCCCGATTTCAACGTCCCCTGGTTCGGCCAGCTGATGACGGTGCCTCAGCTATTGGCCTATCTGATCCAACTGGAGATCTGGCTGAAGGAATACCGGGTGGTCATCGAGTAGGACCGCTCAAGGAATCGTCGCGACAAATCGAAAGAGAATCCGCATCGGTCAACCGGGTCACGAGGCCCGCCAGGGGTACGTCAAAGTCCTGTCCTTTCATTCTCCCGCAGAGGCGCAGAGACGCTGAGAAAAAATGAAACGAGGGTTGTTGATTTTCATGCGGCTAAACTCTGCGCCTCTGCGGGAGTAATCAATCTTAAGACTTGTTTTCGTTTCAAGGAAAAGTCGCGACAAATCGAAAGAGAATCCGCATCGGCCAACCGGGTCACGAGGCCCGCCAGGGGTACGTCAAAGTCCTGTCCTTTCATTCTCCCGCAGAGGCGCTGAGACGCTGAGAAAAAATGAAACGAGGGTTGTTGATTTATGCAAAAACTCTGCGCCTTTGCACCTCTGCGGGAGTAATCAATCTTAAGACTGGTTTTCGTTTCAAGGAATCGTCGAGACAAATCGAAAGAGAATCCGCATCGGCAACCGGGGTCACACGAGGCCTCGCCAGGGGTACGTCAAAGTCCTATCCATTCATTCTCCCGCAGAGGCGCTGAGACGCTAAGAAAAACGAAACGAGGGTTATTGATTTTCATGCGACTAAACTCTGCACCTTTGCGCCTCTGCGGGAGTAATGAATCTTTAACTTTTGACTTTGACGAGCCCGTGCGAGAGTTCGGTTCATTCCTTTTCTTGGAAATGAAATGTTTACTATCATGGAAGATTCCTTTGAAATGTCTTTGAAACCCTTCCGTTCTTGGATTTTTCGGACAAAACCTTGACAA
This Hydrogenispora ethanolica DNA region includes the following protein-coding sequences:
- the asnB gene encoding asparagine synthase (glutamine-hydrolyzing), which encodes MCGIAGWVDWEADLTRERALLEEMTRRLSDRGPDAEGYWTSRHAAIGHRRLIVVDPAGGWQPMIKRYGERTYVLTYNGELYNTAEVRAELEAKGHRFDSYSDTEVVLVAYIEWGPDCVERFNGIYAIGIWSEYDQSLFLARDRMGVKPLFYCLRGGTLIFGSEIKALLAHPRVEAVLDRDGVAEIFGLGPARTPGKGVLKGIAEVRPGYWLLYDRANGLKQRQYWELESRPHTDGLETTVERVRELVVDAIRRQLVSDVPVCTFLSGGLDSSVISTVAARDYQAEGKEPLRTFSIDYRDNDKYFKPSAFQPNPDQPWIERMAGFLGTRHFPVVVDTPEVYEALRGAVLARDLPGMADIDSSLWLFCREIKKEATVALSGECADEVFGGYPWFHRPEAVAADTFPWSLAVDFRSRLLAPEWRDQIDLRRYVTDRYRETLAEVPRLPGEDPTEERRRELFYLNLHWFMQVLLDRKDRMSMAHGLEVRVPYCDHRIVEYVWNIPWAMKTCEGREKGILRRAVADMLPEDVVWRKKSPYPKTHNPDYFERVKRELQTILEAPDNRLRELIDVSTLAAAVQQPDFNVPWFGQLMTVPQLLAYLIQLEIWLKEYRVVIE